In Triticum urartu cultivar G1812 chromosome 6, Tu2.1, whole genome shotgun sequence, the following proteins share a genomic window:
- the LOC125515036 gene encoding equilibrative nucleotide transporter 1, which yields MAGGDEEATTALLPPPAGSAEAERPPPPPADRLGVGYLIFFTLGAGFLLPWNAYITAVDYFSYLYPGAPVDRVFSVSYMLSCLLPLLLIVLVFPKSSAPARINTGLTLFTLALLVVPVMDAVYVKGTPRLYGAFDVTVAATVMCGVADALVQGGVIGFAGELPERYMQAVVAGTAASGVLVSALRVITKASFPQDPNGLRQSAILYFMVGMVVMIICIVCYNVARRLPVVVYYKNIKQRAQKAEVGGGMTGPAWRSTLWSIVGTVKWYGIGVVLIYAVTLSIFPGFITEDVHSDALKDWYPIMLISAYNVFDLIGKCLPAIYLLQNSNVAVAGSFARLLFYPLFYGCLHGPSYFRTEIPVTVLTCLLGLTNGYLTSVLMILAPKAVPIHHSETAGIVIVLFLVVGLVLGSFVAWFWVI from the exons atggccggcggcgacgaggaggccacgacggcgctgctgccgccgccggcGGGGTCGGCGGAGGCGGAGCGCCCGCCTCCCCCGCCGGCCGACCGGCTCGGGGTCGGCTACCTCATCTTCTTCACGCTCGGCGCCGGGTTCCTGCTCCCCTGGAACGCCTACATCACCGCCGTCGACTACTTCTCCTACCTCTACCCGGGCGCGCCCGTCGACCGCGTCTTCTCCGTCTCCTACATGCTCTCCTGCCTCCTCCCGCTGCTCCTCATCGTGCTCGTCTTCCCCAAGTCCAGCGCCCCGGCCCGCATCAACACAGGGCTCACCCTCTTCACGCTCGCGCTCCTTGTCGTCCCCGTCATGGACGCCGTCTACGTCAAGGGCACCCCGCGCCTCTACGGCGCCTTCGACGTCACTGTCGCCGCCACCGTCATGTGCGGCGTCGCCGACGCGCTCGTGCAGGGCGGGGTCATCGGCTTCGCCGGGGAGCTCCCCGAGCGCTACATGCAGGCTGTCGTCGCCGGAACCGCCGCTTCAG GTGTACTTGTCTCAGCACTTCGAGTGATCACAAAAGCGAGCTTCCCTCAGGACCCCAATGGGCTAAGGCAAAGCGCAATCCTGTACTTCATGGTTGGCATGGTGGTCATGATCATCTGCATAGTGTGCTACAACGTGGCGCGCAGGCTTCCCGTCGTAGTGTACTACAAGAACATCAAGCAGAGGGCTCAGAAGGCGGAGGTGGGCGGCGGCATGACGGGGCCTGCCTGGAGGTCGACGCTGTGGAGCATTGTCGGGACGGTGAAGTGGTACGGGATAGGAGTGGTTCTCATCTATGCAGTCACCCTGTCCATATTTCCGGGGTTCATCACGGAGGACGTGCACTCGGATGCGCTCAAGGACTGGTACCCCATCATGCTCATCAGCGCCTACAACGTGTTTGATCTCATCGGCAAGTGCCTGCCGGCCATCTACCTCCTGCAGAACTCCAATGTTGCCGTTGCCGGTTCGTTCGCGAGGCTCCTGTTCTATCCCCTCTTCTATGGCTGCCTGCACGGACCCAGCTACTTCCGCACCGAGATCCCGGTCACCGTGCTGACCTGCCTTCTCGGGCTCACCAACGGGTACCTGACCTCCGTGCTCATGATCCTCGCGCCCAAGGCCGTGCCCATACACCACTCCGAGACCGCGGGGATCGTCATAGTGCTGTTCCTTGTGGTTGGGCTGGTCCTCGGTTCGTTTGTTGCTTGGTTTTGGGTCATCTGA